The Coccinella septempunctata chromosome 6, icCocSept1.1, whole genome shotgun sequence genome segment GTCTAAAAACTACAGACCCTAGGGAACAAAAAGAGCCCTTACGTGCACAACTTGATCGAAGACCCTTCAAAATCCAATCAGCTCTGATGCACCCTGCACAGTAATTTTGTATTCCGTCCATAAGAAGGCTTTTGATGCAACTAATTGAAGAAAGTGCTAGTTTGGCTGCACAGAGCGAAAGTAACATCCTACAAGGTTAATATTGTTAAGGATAAACTGGCCAAAAACTCAAAAAATCTATTTGATCAACCACTGTATAACCAATATAAATCTCCTCCTGATTTTAATTCCTTTCTAAAACTACTGATGAATGAAAATACTTGAACTTATTGTTAATGAAGTTCAATCGAATATTGAAGGTGTTGAAGAAGTCTGACTACCAGGAACTTTAATTCTTTGAGGCCCACTATAGGATTTCCAGCAATACAAATACAAAAACATTTAGATACCCCCATAAAACGCTAGAGGAGCTGAAAGGTTCCTTCATCTATGGTGAAAATCCTTTATTTTTTCCTTATATTGCTTCCAGGTGGAATCGGCCAAACTGAGTTTCGCTCACAAAAACCCTCCCCACCCAGATTGTCGGGAACACACGAAATACATAACCGATGACCAGGTGAACCAACTGAACAAAGGTGGCTACCCAGACAGTCCAGTGATCAGGCAACATCTCCTGTGCATCTGGAAGGAGAAAGGCGTGATGGACGAATCTGGCACCCTCCAACCAGAAGCCATCAAAAACAAACTGAGCGGACTTCTCCCTGGAAATCCAGAAGCCCTGCAGCAAGTACAACGTTGCATCGTTCAAAAGAAAGACCCTGCAGAAACTGCCTACGCTTTCTACCAATGCATATCCCCCCTCCTGGCCAAATATAACAATTAGCTAAACTCCCGATTCGAATGATACTGTGACTCGAATATAGATTAAGAAGTTTTCTCGACTATTATTTCATCCTATTGTTTTCGTTCACTGATTGGAGTTCTCGTTATGATATTCCTCGTCAACTTCCAAGATTGTGGGCCGTTTGTTCTTGGACTCTTTGTACGATTCTCAAGCAATGAGCATTTTCGAATGAAAGATTCAAACTTTGAATACGAAGCTTCACAATTCGAGATGCACTTCGAAGTTTAGTACTCGGTGCATCAGAGGTATTTGAGTTATTTCAATTTAGCAGGAAATTATGTGGAATAACATTTAGGAGGTTTCTGATTATTGGTACCTCGGAATCTCCAGACCATGGGCATATTTTGGTAGGGAATTCGATTAACTCCCGCTCGGAGTGCTCTAAGACGATTATGAAAATACGAAAACTTGAGATATTGAAGCGTGATGTTCGTCAACGAGCGAAGTTTTCAATTTCTGCCTGTTGTCATACGTTTTCTCGAGTGGAGCGGACAGAAGATGAGTTCGAAGCGTCTTTAGATGTCATCATAAAGCCCTTACTTACCACATACTTTTCGAAGAGCGAAGCCGACAAGAAAGGATATTGGGGGGATGCAAGAGCTCCTTCAGTCACCTAAAGTACCTATTCGTTATCCACAGTATATTTCAGATGTGGTTGATTCAATTTTTAGAGAGTTATAGAGAATTGAGTCCGAAATACAGGGTTTGTAAAAATTAGTGCAtaaaattcatataaaaaattaccAACATCAGAAATAGTAGTGAGTCACACTGTTTTCTACACTCAGATTGATTCTATCTGTGAAGTCAGCAGAAGGACCATTCATAGGTTGAAGGCTTAAGATTTTTTCGATAGCAAACCAGAAAACTAACAGAAATTCCTTTTGACAAGGAACCCtccatttacaccctgtatattggagTGAAACAATAGTGGTTCAATAAAGGGTggcaatttaaaaacttgccaggcaaattatgtctcgacaaggatgatttcagagaaaatgctggaacaggtcaatttttattcgtagggggacatattttgagcagaattgtaagccgaaatctcctcaaccctaggtgtaggggctatcacccctaaattctcaataggtaatagggggtgagatttacctcaactCAAAGATCACTtttccctctacatgaatactatggtttgcaaattttcattgattccttgaagtagttacaggaggtgacaatttgaaaacttgccaggaaaaattatgtctcgacaaggagaAGCTCAAAGGAAAAGCCTTTAAAGGAAGGGAGAcaaattcatataaaaattaGCAGCATCAGAAAAAGTAGtaacatccagtttcataatcaaatttgaagtcactttaagcttaaagcttcctttactgtcatttttagtagggttgaagaaagctttaaaattaaagagactttaagtttgattatgaaactggcagTAAGCCACActcttttctacactcgattgtATCTATCTGAGAAGTCAGTAGAAGGACCATTCATAGGTTGAAGgcttaagattttttttgataggaaaccagaaaactgacagaaattccTTTTGGCAAGGAATTTTTCGGGAACCCTTCATTTACACACTGTATATTGGAGTGATACAATAGTGCTTCAAGATATCCCAAATTCAGATTTTCAAGATAAACTCCTTCTATTATGGATCATCATGAAGTATCGCATCTCAGTAGCCCTTTTGGAGACCACATAGTAGGCTCATTTTTCTCAATTCCAACATGAACTTGGAGATATTACTAAACGCAACtctacaattatttttttccttcaCACTGATTAATACAGAATCTCGTCTGTATTTTTAAGGTTTAATTTATTCAAGTGTTATATTTCTTCACAAGCAGATGGATACAATTGTAAAAATCGTTGGCAGTCTTCTCTTGAGTCTTCTTCTGAACGATGCATCCTTTCGCCTTTTTTATATCATTCTGATCGCCGTTGGACAACTCGTCAATTTTTTCCACTATCACCCCTTCTTGGAGGATACCTTCTTCGTTCATAACACCCATTTGTTTCCAGATGCATTTGAGGTGTCTGGAATATTCCGGACAAAATGGATCCACATGATCTCCACGATTTAGTAGAGCAATTTGACCAGCACCGAAAAGATGACCGATGCAATCCTTGTGTCTGGGTTCTTTGTGGTTGAAGTCGATCTTAAGGGCTAAAGCCTGAAAATAATGAGGCTTAGTGTTGTTGGCCAAGGTTGGAATTGATGGGTTGTACTTTGGATAGTAAAATTTTTCATACAAAACGAATTTGGATtgattattttcgatattttccattttttcatcaatatcgTGTTTGTTGTATTCCAACCcacaggaagaatatttgaatttcagataTACAAGGACAGATagtcaaaaatgttttgaatagTTAAATATTTTGTCAGtaaaccatttttttcgaaagctATCTTTCGAAGATGACATCGTTTCTTATAAGTCTACATGCCTCAAACATCATAGTCATTTGACATCTGTTTCTCGACTTGTAGATTTTGTATTCGCTCGTATTATTAATATTCTCGAtgcattttcattttgaattggtAAATAAGGAATATTTTTTGTGAACTTTCGAATAATGAACTCTTTTGCGTTATTGTTTTGCAGGTAGCTATAAATCGAAAAATAAGAGTAACGTCCTAGGGTTGGTTTACACTTATACAAATATTGTATTCATTAATGAATGTTTTTATCAGGATATCACAGAACCAATTTGCCGAATCCGGATATCTCTCAAAACAAAATTCATCCCAGTTTAATTAACTTGGGCTTCATTATTCTCCACTGAACTTTTGTACAAAATTGTTCTCATATCCGTGTACAGAGATTGGAGGAGAATGGGGaacaatattcaattttatgttTCAGCCCGACTCGCTTGTTTGAATATTACACTGACAACAGTTTAAGCAGGTAGATATGAACTCGATTGGTTGCtttttgtattgaaaaatatagtGAGATCGTAGATTTTTCAGACTGTAAAATGCAAGGAATtgtaacaaatatttcaagataTTATTAAATTAACGAGAAAGAGTTTGATAAACAAAGAGCATATATTGAAAGAATCACAAAAATTGATTTTGCCTCTCCAAGACACAtcttatattaaaaaaaaatcatacttTTATCAGAGCCCAAGACTATCTTAATAAATTTCTAGCTCTTCCAGACAAAATTGTGCTTCAGTTACTCACATTGATTATAATCGAGAAGACGAGGAACACAACGAAATAGGACTTCATGATTGTAGCGTAAGAAAAACAATATTGAGAGACCAGAAAAGCTCATTCCATTTATACTTTCATTTGACTTAAAGACTTCGGATTTTCCGATAACTTAATGAGCGTTATTTGATTGTGTATTGTTTTAACCCTGCATCTCACACAGGTCATGACTATCTGTTCAGAGATGAATTATCGCGTATTGATGTCTCAAAATTTGTCTTGTTATCGGAGTTTGGGGAAATACGCGACAGATATTTCCATCCAGAACTTTGAAAAATCAACTCGTAATCTGTTAGTTTGTTCAAAACTGCATTTATTTTGAAACAATGTTTGTAAACAGATTATTTAAAGTGTTTTCTCTTTCTGGCTAATAGTTTTTTCCTCTTCTCAGGCAATTTTCGAGTTTCATATCAGAGGAAGGCTTACCTTCAACGCTGAAAGCTATACAGCGTGTCTGCGCCATGGGGCAGCGATCGATTattctaattctattaactttacaaaaaagagtttcaagtAAAACTctcctctttttaagtagagcatctccttaaattatttagaactaaaCAAAgagtttcgtttcttctgcacagctatcaacttcgatattttaaatgggacaccctatatattttaacatttttgaattccttgttgaatttgaTTATGAGTTTGGTAACAGAACTATGTCTGAAtattcaacggttttcgagaaatttgactttttatcaatattttgacagtttgaggtacttacataaaggactatagctccgtccctattctacgaaattgattcaaatttggactgtgtctagtcgaTGAATGAAGcactgaaaattttctttgtaaataaccatattatatacagggtccacgaaaatgtagatccattatcaaaacagtaattcatcaaaatcttcatttttttaaatgacaaCCCATATTGATCTGATTCGTGCTCGAGCTTCAAACTGAGAGAGATTCTGGATTATGCATAGAATCTTTCGGAATCCCATTTCATTTCAGATAGTCTTCGAAACAGCCTTTGACATATTTCTCGgtgaagaatatatcggatgggaaaatttgaaaataataaagctACATGTGCAGAGTTTTTTTCCAGCGAGCGATATGCAAACATCTCACTCGTTATCCTCCAGAACTTCACGGTTTGTTACCCCTCACACGGTAACAGGGGGGAGGTTCGCGATTCCTTCGAATGATAATCAGCTGCTGACGTCTACATTCGTGACTTTCTCTGATGTTTTTTTCAGTTAAAACAAAATTGCTGGAGGTGATTCTTTTGAAATGGGGTTTTACCGCTGTGTGAACGCTTTCCGACTTGGAATACACGTTCCTCGAAAGCTTTGGATGGTTATATACACGTTTATGTCGAGTATAGACTCATTTTGCACCATATAAGAAGAGGAAATACTTCTGCTGAGTTTGATTGTCTCCATTACCTTTTAGACAGTCCGTATGCACAAAATATCTGGTTTGACATCCGAATCTTCGAGGCAGATGTAGGATACAGGTAGAATTCCATTTTTGGTTAGATATTATcacataaatatacagggtgagtctttgactcgtacaaatatttcaacagtagattcttgaggtcaaaagaaacacttttttcctttacgatttttttcgattcggccctgatacacagatatggccattttaagtttcaataatgagctgtgccacccctggataaacaaaattcccttcagaaatcagaataactagctaaatctgtgacactacagatctgtggatcttttgaagagttgcattcggtcaaagtacccaattctagGATACCCGATGGAGAATAGTTTGAATATTCTGTTTATTCACATTGTTCTGAAGGAAATGCATGTTTGAGCATAAAAAACCGACCGTACAAAAGTTACTTCCAATATCAGCTGCAAAATACCTCAGTGCCATACATTTGTGACATCAATTGCAAAGTAATAATTGGATTACAATGTCCAATTCCTCTTCTACAGATTTTTTCACTTATTATTATTGATGGTGCGATATGGATCACTCTGTACAATAAGAATCTCCACACCTTGCGATCCCAATGAAACTTCATTCAATAATAATCGCTATGGGGCAGTTTTCTCAGATCTTTCTTGTAATAATATAAAACACAGACCCTAGAGGAATGAAAAAGGTTTACAAGAAAAAGGCGTTTGAATCTCCAGGATAAATAGGATCATTAGGGAGGAAGAGATGTTGGACTCAATTGCTTTGGGACTGCTTGATGGTGATGAGCTtcaaacgaaaataataatcgCTCGAATTGCGATAATATCGCCAGAAATGACTTTGATGCCTCGTGGTGCTATACTTGAATGAAAGAATTGACCAAAGGAATAGTATCCCTAATGATTAACACCTTTCATAATTCCATAGTCGactcgaatttatttttatttattgttcatTAACAATACATTGTTTCTATGACTGTGTGTTTGCAATATTAAGGTCTTACATGATTCCgttccatatttttttcataatcaTTGCCATAGTGGCCACACAGTCTGAGTGGAAAACACTACCCAGCTCAAACACTCAGAGAGGGTCATTTACATCCAACGGCCGAAGAAATACAGGCTTACCGAATGAGCAAAAAATGATATACCTGAAATTGTAATTGGTATGTGGTCCAGTAAATAATTTAGGTTACTCTAGAGTCGGATGAAATTAGCTGGGTTGTAGTTTAGTATCATTCTGCATCGTAAATCACATGGGAGGTATGAAATGTTAAATGGAGATTCACAGCCACAATGCTTGTTTAACCCCGGGAATATTTTATTCCATTCGGGTAGTCGTAAACGAATTTAATATCCCCCAGCTAGAGATCACTACTACAATTCCATTGGATAATCAGCGTGTCTAATAATATATTTGATGGATGTACAATGGTTGatattatgaggacagaacactacctagaaaatggaaaacagcggaaagcatagtattcaataaaccattcaaagagaaaaagttcccacaaaactacagaccgataagtctactgtcggcgttaggaaaagtagtagaaagaattatcaccacgaggctaaatgaggaaacctaaaatctgaaactaataccaccagaacattTCGGATTCAGAACAgggcattcaacagagcaacaattattaaggctcacagagtatattacagagggattccaaaataaacaagctacaggtcttgttttactagacgtcgccagagcattcgacagagtatagcatgaaggattaatatataagatgagacgtgctggatattcgatcaaaatatacaagttgatcaggaattatctcaaaaatagaagattttacgtgaaagtgggaggagaatgctcctcaacaagagatatagaggattgagtaccccaaggatcactacttgggccacttctgtacaacatatacatccacgatattccgaaaaatccaagaaccatgctaacgttatatgctgatgacacaggcatagcaactcgacaccgcaacccagaagtaatagaacgagttctacaagagacgattgacgaaacaaatgactggtgcataaagtggaaaatcaagctcaatggacaaaagagccaagcaattttactacagaagagaagactgcgacccacaacgaatctagaagttgacggcgaagaaatcgactggaaaaatgaagccaaatatttaataTCGCTTGATagaggacttacttggaaaagtcatatcaaacaagcaatcgacaaaacgaaagcagcgatgaatagactctatcctctgataggaagaagaagccacatgtcgaaccagacaaaattgaagataatcaaagccgttgctaggcctcaactaacttatggatcagttgcctggggtttcgcggcaaagagccatatcaaaagaattcaggccactgaaaacaagctgctacgatgtgaaatagatgcaccttggtttgtcaggaatagacagatttatagggacctaaaatgggaaaccataacggaattcatgaacagaaaagcagagaaattattcgaaacagcgataaaccatccgaatcaagaactcgggagactagtggacaacgacccagaggaagacaaaaggagaatgcgaatttaccgaaggagaccaagagatcaattaaaaagagattaaaataacaacagaaacttattggaaaattcaataaagtgttaatccaatagaggataaacacataaatcccagcactatagtgtgcgagaagaaaaccgactaagagatgaacggtttataggcaaatgcccggaaccaaaattcaagaagcagttaagggtttttagtgggtctcgtgctcaggagagtgagaaaccccacacttgttccccctcaggagagggtgattcgtctgacttgcagtttttccccctgctacaccaaaaaaaaaaaatggttgaaagTGCAGTGTTCATTGACTGTTTTATTCTTAGACAAAAGAAAGTCTAAGGTTTTATTCCTTCCTGACCTTTACGAGGAATTACCACTGTCTAAAAAATAAGTACCTACGTAATTATAAGATAATAAGGATTGCCATTTAGGCGTTATCATTCTTCAGTATCGTAATTATGAGCTTCATCCAAAAGTAACTGGATTTATTAGGTATTCATTCGAGAATTGTGGTAGAACCTACTTGGGGATTATAAGGATCTAGGGGAAATGGTAGTATTAGGTCCACTCTTCTTAGGTAGATTTTCAAGATTTGCTACTTGTCAACACTTACCCCAGCAAAGTTTCCAAGAGCCCAGCTGACTAGGTCCCTCATATTGATTCCTGTTCTTAATGCCCAATCTCCAACA includes the following:
- the LOC123315647 gene encoding uncharacterized protein LOC123315647, whose amino-acid sequence is MKSVAALLVFSLAVYHVESAKLSFAHKNPPHPDCREHTKYITDDQVNQLNKGGYPDSPVIRQHLLCIWKEKGVMDESGTLQPEAIKNKLSGLLPGNPEALQQVQRCIVQKKDPAETAYAFYQCISPLLAKYNN
- the LOC123315066 gene encoding uncharacterized protein LOC123315066; this encodes MKSYFVVFLVFSIIINALALKIDFNHKEPRHKDCIGHLFGAGQIALLNRGDHVDPFCPEYSRHLKCIWKQMGVMNEEGILQEGVIVEKIDELSNGDQNDIKKAKGCIVQKKTQEKTANDFYNCIHLLVKKYNT